The Pungitius pungitius chromosome 10, fPunPun2.1, whole genome shotgun sequence DNA window GGGCTTTGGGTCTTTGGTGGTTTTGTAGTTCCTCCACCAGATGTATCAAGTAGCAGGACTAGGAACAATGTAATGAGAGGCACTTAGACTGGCTTCAGTGGTTCCAGAGTCTCTGTGAAGGACCAGAGTCTCACTGATCGAAAAGTCTCTGACGGACCGTTCTTCCAAGAGGATCCGGTGAGAACCAGGTCTGGATCTTGTGTCCTGCTCCAACCAGAGGGCTCATTTGAAGATTCATCCATCAGATGTCTCAAGCAGCAGGACTGGAACGATGGGAATGAGTGGCAGAGACTGGCTTTAGTGGTTCCAGACTGTCACTCAATATCACCAGTGTCTGTGCAGGAGCAGAATGTCTTTGATAGACCAGTAACCTGCTGGGTCCTGATCCAGCCCGCCCTCCTCAGTTGTGTGTCAGCTTCTGTCTCTCTGGATCAACAGTCTGAACTTACTTCATCCTCTGGCCTGAGGTAAGTTGTTATCACAGAGTGGTTAGTTTTCTCCTTGGCTACAGGGGCTGAATCACTGACTGAAGGCCAGTGGCTCGGACATCTTCAAGCAGCGAGAGTCAGACTGACCAATGATCCgctttctgtctttgtgctGTTTTAACAAACCTAAAGTTATTACTTCTGAATGTCGGCGAGTATTTCTTATAGTTGCAGTTGGGTTTCATAAAACGTCTGCTCTTGTTTGACTGATGACTTTATTGGACTTAAGACAAGTAGATGACATATTTTGGTTGAAATGTTCCAGCGACAGGCCAGAGCCATCCAGAGCTAATGGAGGCCGAGCAGTGTGTTCAGGGACACCTGGTTGACAGCAGAGCCTCATAGTGCCCCTTCAGGGACGTCCAGGAGTAGGAGGAGGTGTCTACCTGCAGAGGAAAAGAATGTAAAGTTATTGATGTTCTCAAACGAGCTCAACATGTTGGGGGACATTTGGTACAGCATATTAGCTCCACTTAGCTTCTAGAGAGAGGAGGTAACTCTGAGCTAAACGTTTCCCTTGCTTGTCCCGATGCATTATGGGAAGCGTAGTGGGTTACCTTGACGACGTGTCTTCGGACGATGTCTGGCCTTCTGCAGAGTCGCTGCAGCTGTTTAAACAGCTGCTCAGGTGTGGAGTACAGGTACTCTGCTGCATTGGAGAGCAGTGAAGGAGAGTAGTGAAGAAGTGACCCGGGGCAGAAGCTCTTTGGTGtcacttaaaaaagaaaaggttgtaTTACCTGGAAATATCTCTGGGTAGACTAAGGCCTTGGGACACAGTGGATAACAACCACAGTGGACGGCTTCCAGCCTGTAAAACATCCCATACCGTCACATAAATATTCTTCATGCAAGTTATTGGGTTCAGGTTCATGGTATCTTCTGGTTCACagcagcttatttgatgaaattgcactttcttgtttcttgctgttctgagtttgcatctctatggttgaaatgcacttattgttagtcgctttggataaaagcgtcagttaaatgacatgtgatgtaaagtCATGtaatgatcattttatttatattaggaTTAGTTATTAAAGCTTTATATTATTTACACTATACAGTATTTGCtcaaataaaagttattttgttGTACAGCTTCACATACAATAATACTGGAGCTACCAACATGAATCAGGTGCATATCTGAGATCAGTGCTGCAGGCCGACACTCACAGGGCCGTGACTCACAAGGTTCACAGAGCGGAGCGTGTCATTGGTTGTTGGGCCTGTGACTGCTGCAGAGTAAGCTGACTGAAGTTTGAGTGAAGTGTGGTTCACAGAGTGAACACACCTGCAGGTTCCTACCAGGTCTCAGTAAAGACCACCTTGATGTGATGACATCAATGAAGCAGAGAGTtcacgtgtgtgtatgtatgtgtgtaaagcattatatatatatatatatatatatatatatatataaacacacacattcacacacattcacgaCCGTTCAAATGCTTGTCAACAAAAATTtgctaatcagccaatcacatggcagatAACTTGCTGAAAGTCAAAGTGAGCATCAGAAAGGGGAAGAAAGAGGATTGAAGAGACTTTAACGTGGACGGTTGTTGGTGCAgacgggctggtctgagtacgTCACAAACTGCTCATCTACTGGGATTTAAACACACAACCATCTCGGGTTCACAGAGGATGGTCCCAAAGAGAGGAAATATCCAGCGAGCACCAGTTGATGCGAGTGGTCTTGTACCCATTTCTTAGTACCCATTGAGCATGCAGCCTACCTGAGTGTTGTTGATCATGCCCATCCCTTAATGACTATAGTGTACCATCTTCTAATGGAtgatgcaccatgtcacaaagctcatatCATCAGACTGGTGttttgaacatgatgatgagttcactgtactccaATGGCCTCTTAAGTCACCACATCAATCCAATAAAGCACCTTTGGATGTGGTATAACGGGAGATTCTCATCATAGATGTGAAGCCGACAAAACTGCAGCAACTACGTGATGTTATCATGTCAACATGGACCAACACCTTtgagatatatctatatattatatattcaatGTGCCTAACCGTCTTTCTTAATAGAGACAGCAACACTAAAACATACATGGCGACTCCAAAGAACTCATGGCTTGCGGTGGAGACGACTACGTCGGCCTGGAGCAGAACCTCCAGGTAAGCTCCTCTGGGCAGGAACCCCCAGTTCAGGATGTGAGGGTCCAGTCGGAGTCTGGCCTCTGAGAAGATCCCTGCAcgaacaccacagaagaagacggAAGCAGATGATGAAACTCTCCTTCATGTGAgaattttttattaatattatgtatttttatttttgttatcattattatcaatattttactatttctcttattttaaattttttatttattgtgatttttaaaatcaatattATGATTTAATTATGGCAATAATTCATTATCTTTCGTATTATTATAATTTGTCCTTTAAGTAGTATTTTCTAAGTCTGATACTATAATAATAAGAAAAGTAAAGAATGAGTTGAAAATTATGTTATAAACCATaacttaataaaaataatgtaaaagttTGTTCCGTCTGaagataaataacaataaatcagCCTGACGTTTCTGAATGCGGAACAGAATAAAAGGTTACTGTTGACCCTAAACAATACTTTGACCctattaactaaataaaaggcCATTGGAATGGGCCTAATGGGATTAAGTCCTCAGGCTCCATAAAAATAATCACACAATCCGAATGTGGATTTACAGTCAGTGTGTTTATGAAGCTGTAAAACGTAACGGTTCAATATCTCAGAGTGGGTTCATTACCTAAACACCCACACGCAGATTATAGCATCATCAGCTGATGATACAGAGTGTTTTATCAATTAAAGCCTTCGACCTTCACatcgttctgtgtgtgtgtgtgtgtgtgtgtgtgtgtgtgtgtgtgtgtgtgtacctgggaCTTCACTGAAGTTCTCTCCGAGCACCGACAGATTAAAGtcaacttctttttctttcagtttcatCAAAGTGGAGAAAAACAGTTCAGGATTTTTATCGTgttccctgaaacacacacaacaaagtatGTTGTGTTCAAGATAATGTACAtagatacatgtgtgtgtgttagaattATTGATACAAAATATTGTGTAACATTTTAGATGATTTAATGGTGTTAAAGTAAAAGGTTAAAGGTAGTAATTATACATAAAATTTGACACGTAGATACTTCACATGTATGAATTAAAATTAATTAGGATTTGGTACACACAGTGTGTTCTTCTATAATACAGACACATTATACACTAGTATTTATACTAGCATTGTGTATACCAGTATAATACAAGCACACTCATCTATTATGCTGCTCATGTGCAGTCATATGAAGTGCTGCGGTTATTCAAATAAGCTACAGTATCAACACAATTTTGTATTATAAATCGTATCATGTTGGAGCCATATTCTGTGTTTCTGTTACAAACATTGTGTAATGTATTTGTATGAATAATGTGTATTCCCTTTCATATGTCTGAAATAATAACTTTCCTTATGGTTTATTAGATTGAGAGTGGTGAGAATAGGGGGCGGGACCAAGACGTGAGGCTTCATTTGTACTCAACGGGGCATCTGAACAGTCTTTGACCTCACGTTATCCACACTAaaactatattatatatttgggatGAAGCAAAACAAATAACTTTGAATAAAGGATGTAATGAGAACACGAGTCTGGAGAGTACCGATTTGGAAAGAACGTGTGATGCAGGTCACCACAGTGACCATGAACTTATTTATTAATCTCGTTGAAACTCTCCTGgtgtcttttattgtgaaggttcTGATAGGagatctgtatgtgtgtttgtgttgttcttcTTCATTGGTATCAGTGACTGCAGCAGTCACCATGTAATCTGCTCTGACTGAGGAAAACACAGATGGATTATTGCTTTTATTCTGATAATCTTCTTGCCCGGTTTGTGTTTTAATCTGTGTGTGGCCTGGATCCTCAGATTACAGCTTGTCttattgctgctgctgcttctggggggggggggagaacagctGTTTCAGGTGCATCAGGTTCTGTGCAACCCGAAGTAGTCTCTTATTTTACTAGTCGTATTAATAACAAAATATCAGTTTACCGCCAAAGAATAAACCCATAGTAACTaatttattattgtttattatCAAAGAATGGAACCCTTCAAATTAGAGTATATTTCATTTTGGAATGTGCACATTAAAGTtcattatatttacatttttcccaGCAAAGTATATTTTATTGACATTATCTGTCCAATGACCCCTCTGTTTCCCACTGAGCATGCTCAGTCCTCTTCATGCTAATGAGCTCTGTATCAACCATCACACCAACatcttcacattaaaagcctaCCAGTCAAAGGAATTACTCAAcccttttaatgtgaaaattcTGCAGAACTTGGTTTAATTGACAGCAATTTAACACCAGTAACAAAACAAACCAGTCAAACATGTATAtatcatataaataaatgtgactCACCACCTGTGAGGCCACACAATGTGAAGAGGTTTCATCTGGTCTCCAGGGTCCCTCTTACTAACTGGTCTCTGGTCTGTTCTGGACTCGTGTGGATCCTCCTGCTGGTTCCCCAATGATGGAAACTCTCCACTAAACACAGTGTTGATAACAGGGATCAACACCAACGATGCAACTTGATGGTCTGAAGATTTGACCCTTTTGAATGTAGTGGTGTACAGTCTGAAGGAGGCGCTGCTCCCTCTAAACCTGCAGTACTGTCCTTTTAAATCAGATGGGTTCAGCCTGCTT harbors:
- the gtdc1 gene encoding glycosyltransferase-like domain-containing protein 1, producing the protein MQSEGPRVLLVEPFYGGSHKQLIDLLQQNISGCSVFTLPAKKWHWRARTAALHFSQTLPTCPSHRVLFSSSVLNLCELVALRPDLAHLKKVLYFHENQLVYPVRKDQERDFQYGYNQVLSCLVSDVVVFNSVFNMDSFLSSISSFMKKIPDHRPKDLDQLIRPKCLVLYYPIQFPDVSRPKVEYKVVSSPEEMPDEAQIGSGEFPSLGNQQEDPHESRTDQRPVSKRDPGDQMKPLHIVWPHRWEHDKNPELFFSTLMKLKEKEVDFNLSVLGENFSEVPGIFSEARLRLDPHILNWGFLPRGAYLEVLLQADVVVSTASHEFFGVAMLEAVHCGCYPLCPKALVYPEIFPAEYLYSTPEQLFKQLQRLCRRPDIVRRHVVKVDTSSYSWTSLKGHYEALLSTRCP